From Neorickettsia helminthoeca str. Oregon, one genomic window encodes:
- the odhB gene encoding 2-oxoglutarate dehydrogenase complex dihydrolipoyllysine-residue succinyltransferase, whose product MKEVVVPRMGESIAEASVAKIVKNIGDPVQADELLFELETDKASMEIPSPATGILREIKVMVGDNVSPDDILATIDDNVTLPKTSASYATNINSSAPIEQSVGKNESVEPIIQSAPVEFVLCSKQDAPAAKVLMANNALSASDIIATGKGGRITKEDVLNRLAKGVHTQAQPPTLKKDQDGGHTVEFPERIVPMSKLRQKIAYRLKESQNTAAMLTTFNEVDMGNVMQIRKQYKDTFEKIHGVKLGFMSFFVKAVILGLEEFPEINAEIRDTDIVYKDYYNIGVAVGSKNGLVVPVIRNAQDLSFAGIEKAILEYGKKARDGKIQPDDMQRGSFTISNGGIYGSLMSTPIINPPQSGILGMHAIKERAVVINGQILVRPMMYLALSYDHRIVDGKEAVSFLVRVKEYVENPERLLLKV is encoded by the coding sequence TGAACTTGAAACTGATAAAGCTTCTATGGAAATTCCTTCTCCAGCTACAGGCATATTAAGGGAGATCAAGGTGATGGTAGGTGATAATGTAAGTCCAGATGATATCTTGGCAACTATTGATGATAATGTGACACTTCCAAAAACTAGTGCTTCGTATGCAACGAATATTAATAGTTCTGCACCTATAGAGCAAAGTGTGGGAAAAAATGAAAGTGTAGAACCTATAATTCAAAGTGCTCCAGTCGAATTTGTACTTTGTTCCAAGCAGGATGCACCTGCGGCTAAAGTACTCATGGCGAATAATGCTTTATCAGCGTCTGATATAATTGCTACAGGTAAGGGCGGCAGAATAACAAAAGAAGATGTACTAAATCGTCTTGCTAAAGGTGTCCATACTCAAGCACAGCCTCCTACTCTCAAAAAAGATCAAGATGGAGGCCATACTGTGGAATTCCCTGAAAGAATTGTTCCGATGTCGAAGCTAAGACAGAAGATCGCTTACAGACTAAAAGAATCTCAAAACACTGCCGCAATGCTGACTACTTTCAATGAAGTGGACATGGGAAATGTCATGCAGATAAGAAAGCAGTATAAGGATACTTTCGAGAAGATTCATGGAGTGAAATTGGGATTCATGTCTTTTTTCGTTAAGGCTGTTATTCTGGGATTAGAAGAATTCCCGGAAATTAATGCTGAGATCCGTGATACCGACATAGTATATAAGGATTACTATAATATCGGTGTAGCAGTAGGGAGTAAAAATGGGTTAGTTGTTCCAGTGATAAGGAATGCACAGGATCTTTCTTTTGCTGGAATCGAAAAGGCAATACTGGAGTATGGGAAGAAAGCAAGAGATGGTAAAATACAACCAGATGATATGCAAAGAGGTAGTTTCACTATCTCGAATGGCGGTATTTACGGATCGTTGATGTCGACGCCAATTATTAATCCTCCACAGTCTGGAATACTGGGTATGCATGCAATCAAAGAGAGGGCAGTCGTGATAAATGGTCAGATTCTTGTGCGACCTATGATGTATCTCGCATTGTCTTATGATCACAGGATAGTCGATGGAAAAGAAGCTGTTAGCTTTCTTGTTCGTGTTAAGGAGTATGTAGAAAATCCAGAAAGACTTTTATTAAAGGTATGA